The proteins below come from a single Vibrio cyclitrophicus genomic window:
- a CDS encoding FRG domain-containing protein, whose translation MNVVKNKRYISSLEELYEIIDSLIAECSGHRDLIYNVCDYENNNLMPSLGRSNRKNIRRFEQELLSSVRVYGGHSLSAHEINDWLLMCLAKKQGFPTRLLEWTDNLINALWSVCHSQSKDCINIIKAIDYHKVSVFNSPCDLNRTQIFNVADCDQQEQRKDKWYSIHPFKEGGNDAIQPLYDEKEYSNGLVSVHILPSAKVNLIKELISMNVLNEPTEYIEEKLADLKNEAHIDSNQAMNKGEGNIELQVNTHDRQLEQYGRKYHQDFDFD comes from the coding sequence ATGAATGTTGTGAAAAATAAACGTTATATAAGCTCACTCGAAGAGCTGTATGAAATAATCGATTCACTCATTGCTGAGTGTAGTGGACATCGTGATTTGATTTATAACGTGTGTGATTATGAAAATAATAACTTGATGCCGAGCTTAGGCCGATCAAATCGAAAGAATATTCGCCGTTTCGAACAAGAGCTTCTCTCGAGCGTGAGAGTTTATGGTGGGCATTCGTTGAGTGCACACGAGATAAACGATTGGTTACTGATGTGTTTAGCCAAGAAACAGGGGTTTCCAACCCGTTTACTTGAATGGACAGATAACCTGATTAATGCGCTGTGGTCTGTATGTCATAGCCAAAGTAAAGACTGTATCAATATTATTAAAGCCATTGATTATCATAAAGTTAGTGTTTTCAACTCACCATGTGACCTCAATAGGACTCAGATATTCAATGTGGCTGATTGTGATCAGCAAGAGCAACGAAAAGATAAGTGGTATTCCATTCACCCATTTAAGGAAGGTGGCAATGATGCCATTCAGCCTTTGTACGATGAAAAAGAATATTCAAACGGTCTAGTATCCGTTCATATTCTTCCATCAGCGAAAGTAAACCTGATAAAGGAATTAATCTCCATGAATGTTTTAAATGAACCGACAGAATATATTGAAGAGAAACTGGCTGATTTGAAAAATGAAGCCCATATAGACAGCAATCAAGCAATGAATAAAGGCGAGGGTAATATCGAGTTACAAGTTAATACTCATGATCGCCAGCTTGAGCAGTATGGCCGAAAGTACCATCAAGATTTTGATTTCGACTAA
- the xsc gene encoding sulfoacetaldehyde acetyltransferase yields MSEQEKRTVVSGTVTMTPSEAFVETMVANDVTDMFGIMGSAFMDAMDIFAPAGIRLVPVVHEQGAAHMADGYSRVSGRHGVVIGQNGPGISNCVTAIAAAFWAHSPVVIVTPETGTKTMGLGGFQECNQLPMFQEFTKYQGHVTHPDRMAEYTGRCFDRAMSEMGPTQLNIPRDYFYGETQTEIPKPARLDRGPGGEKSLNEAADLIAEAKFPVIISGGGVVMADAVQECAALAERLGAPVVNSYLHNDSFPASHPLWCGPLGYQGSKAAMKLMAQADVVIALGTRLGPFGTLPQHGMDYWPKNAKIIQIDADNKMLGLVKKISVGICGDAKAAAVALSERLEGRALLCDDNKGARQDTVATEKALWEKELDEWTHERDSFSLDMIEENSHETPFSGGEYLHPRQVLRELEKAMPEDVMVSTDIGNINSVANSYLRFEKPRSFFAAMSFGNCGYAFPTIIGAKAAAPHRPAISYAGDGAWGMSLMETMTCVRHNIPVTAVVFHNRQWGAEKKNQVDFYNRRFVAGELENQSFAEIARAMGAEGITVDKLEDVGPTLQKAIDMQMNEGKTTIIEIMCTQELGDPFRRDALSTPVRFLDKYKDYV; encoded by the coding sequence ATGAGCGAGCAAGAAAAACGTACGGTTGTTTCCGGCACAGTAACAATGACACCATCAGAAGCGTTCGTTGAAACTATGGTTGCTAATGATGTTACCGACATGTTCGGCATCATGGGGTCAGCATTTATGGACGCAATGGATATCTTTGCTCCTGCTGGCATTCGATTGGTCCCAGTGGTACACGAGCAAGGTGCTGCTCACATGGCAGATGGTTACTCTCGTGTATCTGGTCGCCACGGCGTAGTAATCGGGCAAAACGGCCCGGGTATTAGTAACTGTGTGACTGCGATTGCAGCGGCGTTCTGGGCACATAGCCCGGTCGTCATTGTGACGCCAGAGACAGGTACAAAAACAATGGGCTTAGGTGGTTTCCAAGAGTGTAACCAGCTTCCAATGTTCCAAGAGTTTACTAAGTATCAAGGACACGTAACGCACCCAGACCGTATGGCAGAATACACAGGCCGATGTTTTGACCGCGCAATGAGCGAGATGGGTCCAACTCAACTGAATATTCCACGTGACTATTTCTACGGTGAAACTCAAACCGAGATCCCGAAACCCGCGCGTTTAGATCGTGGTCCAGGTGGCGAGAAGTCTCTGAATGAAGCAGCAGACCTGATTGCTGAAGCAAAATTCCCAGTCATCATTTCTGGTGGCGGTGTGGTAATGGCAGATGCAGTTCAAGAGTGTGCAGCATTAGCAGAAAGACTAGGTGCACCTGTAGTGAACAGCTACCTGCACAATGACTCTTTCCCTGCGAGTCACCCATTATGGTGTGGCCCTCTAGGCTACCAAGGTTCGAAAGCAGCAATGAAATTGATGGCTCAAGCGGATGTGGTTATCGCGTTGGGTACACGTCTTGGTCCATTTGGTACCTTGCCTCAACATGGCATGGACTACTGGCCGAAGAACGCGAAAATCATTCAGATTGATGCAGACAACAAGATGCTAGGTTTGGTTAAGAAGATTTCTGTTGGTATCTGTGGCGATGCGAAAGCAGCTGCGGTTGCTTTATCTGAAAGATTGGAAGGCCGCGCACTGTTGTGTGATGACAACAAAGGCGCTCGTCAAGATACAGTCGCAACAGAGAAAGCACTGTGGGAAAAAGAGCTTGATGAGTGGACACACGAACGTGACTCGTTCAGCTTAGATATGATTGAAGAAAACTCACACGAGACTCCGTTCTCTGGTGGCGAATATCTACACCCACGCCAAGTATTGCGTGAGCTAGAAAAAGCGATGCCTGAAGACGTAATGGTCTCGACGGACATCGGTAACATCAACTCAGTGGCAAACAGCTACTTACGCTTTGAAAAACCACGTAGCTTCTTTGCTGCAATGAGTTTCGGTAACTGTGGTTATGCGTTCCCGACCATCATTGGTGCGAAAGCAGCGGCACCTCATCGTCCCGCTATTTCTTATGCTGGCGATGGTGCGTGGGGCATGAGCTTGATGGAAACCATGACATGTGTTCGCCATAACATTCCAGTGACAGCCGTGGTATTCCACAACCGTCAATGGGGTGCTGAGAAGAAGAACCAAGTCGACTTCTACAACCGACGCTTTGTTGCTGGTGAACTTGAGAACCAAAGCTTTGCAGAGATCGCACGAGCAATGGGCGCTGAAGGTATCACAGTTGATAAGCTAGAAGATGTAGGCCCAACTCTGCAAAAAGCTATCGACATGCAAATGAACGAAGGCAAAACAACCATCATTGAAATCATGTGTACTCAGGAATTGGGCGACCCGTTCCGCCGAGATGCACTATCAACACCGGTTCGTTTCCTAGATAAATATAAAGACTACGTATAA
- a CDS encoding nuclear transport factor 2 family protein: protein MNMQTNAATFVLENQVDTAFLQSFSDAWNNHDIEALMSFMTEDCVFHTVAGEGELGNTIEGYEAVRNSFELVWQNFPDAAWSDPVHFVCGDRAVSESTFSATNPDGTVIEARMVDVFTLKEGKISVKNAFRKTRPLLTPNNTPKS, encoded by the coding sequence ATGAATATGCAAACCAATGCAGCGACATTCGTGCTGGAAAACCAAGTCGACACCGCCTTTTTACAGTCTTTTAGTGATGCATGGAATAACCATGATATTGAAGCGCTAATGTCGTTTATGACCGAAGACTGTGTCTTCCACACCGTGGCAGGAGAAGGCGAACTTGGAAACACTATCGAAGGGTACGAAGCCGTTCGTAATAGCTTTGAATTGGTTTGGCAGAACTTTCCAGATGCAGCCTGGAGCGACCCTGTCCACTTTGTGTGTGGCGACCGCGCGGTAAGCGAATCAACGTTCTCTGCGACTAACCCTGATGGCACCGTCATCGAAGCTCGTATGGTTGATGTGTTTACCCTGAAAGAGGGAAAAATCAGCGTAAAAAATGCCTTCCGTAAAACACGACCTCTTTTGACTCCTAACAACACTCCCAAGAGCTAG
- a CDS encoding cobaltochelatase CobT-related protein: MANVSSQQKKILDLGVSVARAISGELSLNYRGERLYKGNSPCYYQSAHTNDLTFVSRHELKNSKLSMQGKIDSSALRLLLSDADLHYSLRPKNEVERLLYDFCEQVRIESQVPSYLRGVTTSIQFNFAYWSDQYHQNGFTESRIGMLLFTLMQVIHTRLTGVPVSEPIAETIESTRAGIVPTFGHSLKRLKQHRTDQQQFAHCANELAALAQELITQEQESDNSPTPTVEEDIKILAQLALIVDGDIQDEDVDTDITGSSKVFELSGANYQVFNSELDQVIAADKLVRRALLLELRQKLTDDIMARQVNTRRLAAMLTRFVATPQTNRRQGHLEEGIVNATTITKLITSPLDRTVFYQPDIGASHQCAITFLMDCSGSMQKHSHKLSLLMDTILKSVGLASIPFEIIGFTTNNWNGGKVYRQWLKQGQPKHPGRLNEVRHIVFKDFDTHWRRSRLGIASLRKADIFKEGIDSEAVQFASQRLQQHNAQRKVLIVFSDGCPMDTATSTANDQFYLDNHLKQVIERESTKNGIEIHGVGMGVDLSPYYRSNITLDVQESCLFGLSRNIFEMLKR; encoded by the coding sequence ATGGCCAATGTTTCTTCCCAGCAGAAAAAGATCCTCGATCTTGGCGTGTCTGTCGCCAGAGCGATCAGCGGTGAGTTGAGTCTGAATTATCGGGGAGAACGTCTCTATAAAGGCAATAGCCCCTGTTATTATCAGTCTGCACATACTAACGATCTCACCTTTGTGTCTCGCCATGAGTTGAAAAACAGCAAACTTTCGATGCAAGGCAAGATCGATTCATCAGCATTACGACTCTTACTTTCAGATGCTGATCTTCACTATTCATTACGACCGAAAAACGAAGTCGAACGTCTGTTATATGATTTCTGCGAACAAGTACGAATTGAATCGCAAGTTCCATCTTATTTAAGAGGTGTAACCACCAGTATTCAGTTCAATTTTGCGTATTGGAGCGACCAATATCATCAGAATGGCTTCACCGAATCACGAATCGGCATGTTGCTGTTTACACTGATGCAAGTCATCCACACCCGCTTAACCGGTGTTCCAGTTTCGGAGCCGATTGCTGAAACCATTGAATCGACTCGCGCCGGCATCGTGCCTACTTTTGGGCACAGCCTGAAGCGCTTAAAGCAACATAGAACCGACCAACAACAGTTTGCTCACTGCGCCAATGAGCTTGCAGCCCTTGCACAAGAGCTAATAACCCAAGAACAAGAGAGCGATAACTCGCCCACGCCAACAGTTGAAGAAGACATTAAGATCCTTGCACAACTTGCCTTAATTGTGGATGGTGACATTCAAGATGAAGACGTCGATACCGACATCACAGGCAGTAGCAAGGTATTCGAGCTGTCGGGCGCCAATTATCAGGTCTTTAATTCAGAATTGGATCAAGTCATCGCGGCAGACAAACTCGTCAGGCGCGCCCTATTACTCGAACTGAGACAAAAGCTCACCGATGACATCATGGCGAGACAAGTCAACACTCGCCGTTTAGCCGCGATGCTCACTCGCTTTGTTGCCACTCCTCAAACGAACCGACGTCAGGGTCATTTAGAAGAAGGCATTGTTAACGCCACTACCATCACCAAGCTCATCACATCGCCATTAGATCGCACTGTCTTTTATCAACCAGACATTGGCGCATCTCATCAATGTGCCATCACGTTTTTGATGGACTGCTCAGGCTCAATGCAAAAGCACAGTCACAAGCTAAGCCTACTGATGGATACAATTCTCAAATCCGTTGGGCTGGCCAGCATTCCTTTTGAGATTATTGGCTTCACCACCAATAACTGGAACGGTGGCAAGGTTTATCGACAGTGGCTCAAGCAAGGTCAACCGAAACACCCAGGCCGCTTGAACGAAGTTCGACATATCGTATTTAAGGATTTTGATACCCATTGGAGACGCTCTCGCCTTGGCATTGCCAGCCTTCGTAAAGCAGACATCTTTAAAGAAGGGATTGATAGCGAAGCGGTGCAATTCGCTAGTCAGCGGTTGCAACAGCACAATGCACAAAGAAAGGTTTTAATCGTGTTCTCAGACGGCTGTCCGATGGATACCGCCACCAGCACCGCCAACGATCAGTTCTATTTAGATAACCATCTCAAACAAGTCATTGAACGTGAGTCGACCAAAAACGGTATCGAAATTCACGGTGTGGGGATGGGTGTCGATTTAAGTCCGTATTACCGCAGTAACATCACTTTAGATGTGCAGGAGAGCTGTTTGTTTGGGTTATCTAGGAACATCTTCGAGATGCTAAAGCGTTAG
- a CDS encoding sulfite exporter TauE/SafE family protein, which translates to MELPVLLAILATIAVGTYFQTVTGFGLGIIVIGLTVSLNLVSLPVIAAVVSIVTLFNCLVALMGKPLLGELKILVVLVIGIIPGVSMGVFLLDELSDSATHILRGLLGAMVLFAGVSFMFKPKTRKDRSATVSFLVSGFSSGLAGGLFGMAGPPIVYHLYRQPFTLDLVRSTLLMVFACTSMSRTVNVYAAGDMEASILWLSAIAVPLVALVTMFARRFPPPLSNDQLRKLVFIVLMLIGGYLMAASAWSLLAVS; encoded by the coding sequence ATGGAGTTACCTGTTTTACTCGCCATTCTTGCCACTATTGCGGTGGGTACCTACTTCCAAACTGTGACGGGTTTTGGCCTCGGTATCATCGTGATTGGTTTGACGGTCAGCCTTAATCTGGTTTCTTTACCCGTTATAGCCGCAGTGGTGAGTATTGTGACCTTGTTCAATTGCTTGGTTGCTTTGATGGGTAAACCATTACTTGGGGAGCTCAAGATTCTGGTGGTGTTAGTGATCGGTATTATTCCCGGCGTATCGATGGGGGTGTTCTTGCTGGACGAGTTGAGCGATTCGGCAACGCATATTCTCCGAGGACTATTGGGTGCGATGGTGCTATTCGCAGGTGTGAGTTTTATGTTCAAACCTAAAACCAGAAAGGATCGTTCGGCAACCGTATCTTTCCTTGTCTCAGGCTTTAGCTCTGGGTTAGCGGGTGGGTTGTTTGGGATGGCAGGTCCACCGATTGTTTATCATCTCTATCGACAACCTTTTACGCTCGATCTGGTGCGAAGCACACTGCTGATGGTGTTCGCTTGTACGTCGATGTCCCGTACTGTCAATGTCTACGCTGCTGGTGACATGGAAGCGAGCATACTGTGGCTATCCGCAATCGCTGTCCCCTTGGTGGCACTTGTTACTATGTTTGCTCGGCGCTTCCCACCGCCGCTGTCCAATGATCAACTCAGAAAGCTGGTGTTTATTGTGCTGATGTTGATTGGTGGATATTTGATGGCGGCCTCTGCATGGTCGTTGCTTGCTGTCTCTTAG
- a CDS encoding NAD(P)/FAD-dependent oxidoreductase translates to MSLVMEQPAADVPPKVKSTRAQESTQAKERYDPKYDPLKDKSPGHGKEYAPTYWVDTAGVPPEDDGPITSDMDVDVAIIGSGYTGLSTAIHLAEMYGIKAIVIEANRMSWGCSTRNGGQAQCASGRLKRSQWIERWGLETALKMHRECVDGMNTFKSLIKDIDCDPQPGGHLYVAHRPKVMATLEKEAKLLRDTFDYDAQILDAETVKRDYVGDQEAAGAMHEPEGIGIHAGKLAFGYLRKARALGVKVHPASPVMGWETRNGVHYLKTPGGVVKARSVGVCTGGYTSQGLHSELKNRLLPVLSNSMVTRPLTQDEIAACNFKTNQVITDTRILRHYYRLLPDNRVQIGTRSAISGKNAPDKKYEDMLRADLTRKFPSLDQIKIDYSWWGWVDVSHDMMPRIYQPNPKQSIFYALGYGGNGVMYSAQAGKRLAQWIAGEGHKLDLPIFESKLPFPNVREVVESEMFAPFRRVGQQFLYQWYSLKDEVL, encoded by the coding sequence ATGAGTTTAGTAATGGAACAACCGGCAGCCGATGTGCCACCAAAGGTGAAAAGCACCCGAGCACAAGAAAGTACCCAAGCAAAAGAAAGATACGATCCAAAATACGACCCACTTAAAGACAAGAGCCCAGGTCACGGCAAGGAATACGCCCCGACTTATTGGGTAGATACCGCAGGCGTGCCACCTGAAGATGATGGCCCAATTACATCGGATATGGATGTCGATGTGGCGATAATCGGTTCAGGCTACACAGGCCTAAGTACTGCGATACACCTTGCTGAAATGTACGGCATTAAAGCGATTGTGATTGAAGCTAACCGTATGAGTTGGGGCTGCAGTACCCGAAATGGTGGTCAGGCTCAGTGTGCGTCAGGACGTTTGAAGCGTTCTCAGTGGATTGAACGCTGGGGATTAGAAACCGCGCTAAAAATGCACCGCGAATGCGTCGATGGCATGAACACATTTAAGTCTCTAATCAAAGACATTGATTGTGACCCGCAGCCGGGTGGCCACTTATATGTTGCTCACCGTCCAAAAGTGATGGCAACACTCGAGAAAGAAGCCAAGTTGCTGCGTGACACGTTTGATTACGATGCGCAGATCTTAGATGCGGAAACCGTAAAGCGTGATTACGTCGGCGACCAAGAAGCAGCAGGCGCAATGCATGAGCCAGAAGGTATTGGCATCCATGCAGGGAAACTGGCGTTTGGTTATCTAAGAAAGGCGCGAGCACTCGGCGTAAAAGTTCACCCAGCAAGCCCTGTGATGGGATGGGAAACTCGCAACGGTGTGCATTACCTGAAAACGCCTGGTGGTGTGGTTAAGGCTCGTTCTGTCGGTGTTTGTACCGGTGGATACACCAGCCAAGGTTTGCATTCAGAGCTTAAGAATCGCTTATTACCCGTACTTTCTAACTCGATGGTGACGCGTCCGTTAACTCAAGACGAAATCGCTGCGTGTAACTTCAAAACTAATCAGGTGATTACTGATACCAGAATTTTGCGTCATTACTACCGTTTGTTACCCGATAACCGAGTGCAGATCGGTACACGCAGTGCCATCAGTGGCAAGAATGCACCTGACAAGAAATACGAAGACATGTTGAGAGCGGATTTAACTCGAAAATTCCCTTCTCTCGATCAGATCAAAATCGATTATTCATGGTGGGGGTGGGTAGATGTTAGCCACGACATGATGCCAAGAATCTATCAGCCGAATCCAAAGCAATCCATATTCTACGCACTAGGGTATGGCGGCAATGGTGTGATGTACTCCGCTCAAGCAGGCAAGCGCCTCGCTCAGTGGATCGCAGGTGAAGGTCATAAGCTTGACTTGCCAATATTTGAATCAAAACTTCCGTTCCCCAACGTGAGGGAAGTGGTGGAATCTGAGATGTTTGCACCATTTCGAAGAGTAGGGCAACAGTTCCTTTATCAGTGGTATTCGCTAAAAGATGAAGTGCTTTAG
- a CDS encoding TRAP transporter substrate-binding protein, translating to MKLIKNKIIAGVTIVATAMLSHTAAAANFKMAIGDAAGGTQWELATSFSELMEQKTDGKVKIDLFPNGQLGNEQDTVNDAAIGLLDFSVLAINNVTPFSPTVGLLTMPYVIQSAEEAVLLTQGQVGQDLVDNTIRDAGVRIVGWAYSGFRVLTNSKKSVASPADLKGLVIRVPRNEIMIASYQAWGVNPTPMAWSETFTGLQQGVVDGQDNPYITVHAMKFNEVQKYVTNLRYIFSLEPLIVSETVFQQQTPEMQKIILEAGQEATEHSFAYLENTENKIREELQAKGMVFTDPADNEQEWISKVTKSVWPKFYSSIGGKDKLDDVLELLGRK from the coding sequence ATGAAATTGATTAAAAATAAAATTATTGCTGGCGTCACAATTGTAGCAACAGCGATGCTATCTCATACCGCGGCAGCAGCAAATTTTAAAATGGCTATCGGAGATGCTGCTGGTGGTACTCAGTGGGAATTAGCGACCTCATTTTCTGAATTGATGGAGCAAAAAACAGACGGCAAAGTCAAAATCGACCTGTTCCCGAATGGTCAATTGGGCAACGAGCAAGACACCGTTAACGACGCGGCAATCGGCCTTCTCGACTTCTCAGTATTGGCGATCAACAACGTGACGCCTTTCTCTCCAACGGTTGGTCTATTGACCATGCCTTATGTCATTCAAAGTGCAGAAGAAGCGGTGCTATTAACTCAAGGCCAAGTGGGTCAAGACCTTGTCGATAACACCATTCGTGATGCTGGCGTTCGTATCGTTGGCTGGGCTTATTCTGGTTTTAGGGTTCTGACTAACTCTAAAAAATCAGTGGCTTCACCAGCGGATCTAAAAGGACTAGTGATTCGTGTTCCTCGTAACGAAATCATGATTGCTTCCTACCAAGCATGGGGCGTAAACCCAACACCAATGGCATGGTCAGAAACATTTACTGGCCTGCAGCAAGGTGTGGTTGATGGACAAGACAACCCATACATCACTGTGCATGCGATGAAGTTCAATGAAGTACAAAAGTACGTCACAAACCTTCGTTATATCTTCTCTCTTGAGCCGCTAATCGTCAGTGAAACAGTCTTCCAACAACAGACGCCTGAAATGCAAAAAATCATTCTTGAAGCGGGTCAGGAAGCGACAGAGCACAGCTTTGCATACTTAGAAAATACTGAAAACAAGATCCGTGAAGAACTGCAAGCAAAAGGCATGGTCTTCACTGACCCTGCAGACAACGAGCAAGAGTGGATCAGCAAAGTCACTAAGTCAGTTTGGCCTAAGTTCTATTCAAGCATTGGAGGCAAAGACAAGCTAGACGACGTTCTTGAGTTACTAGGTAGAAAGTAA
- a CDS encoding AAA family ATPase has protein sequence MKEAELIPTQPVSVRERFGIDSNLTVMAFEHAGEYVPKVDPNYCFDPEVTLAILAGFTSNRRTLIQGTHGTGKSSHIEQIAARLNWPCLRINLDGHLSRLDFIGKDSIAIKDGMQVTEFKEGILPQSIQQPIALVLDEYDAGRPDVMFVIQQLLEQDGKYTSLEQNRVITPHPSFRLFATCNTLGLGNFSGLYSGTQVLNHSQLDRWNIIATLNYLDPQHETKIVLSKLPNLNDESGRQLVEKMIATAGLTRNGFRAGDLSTVMSPRTVLTWAENIQIFDDVATAFRLSFLNRCEDEEKELVSEYYFRCFGEDLETPTQNYSHSES, from the coding sequence ATGAAAGAGGCGGAATTGATACCAACGCAACCAGTAAGTGTGAGAGAACGCTTTGGGATCGACAGCAATCTAACCGTGATGGCATTTGAACATGCGGGCGAATATGTGCCGAAAGTCGACCCTAATTACTGTTTTGACCCTGAAGTGACGCTGGCTATATTGGCGGGGTTCACCTCCAATCGTCGCACACTGATTCAAGGCACACATGGGACGGGCAAGTCGTCTCACATTGAGCAAATTGCCGCGAGATTGAACTGGCCATGCTTGAGGATCAACCTAGACGGACACCTAAGTCGCTTGGATTTCATAGGTAAAGACAGCATCGCCATTAAAGACGGAATGCAGGTGACTGAGTTTAAAGAAGGCATTCTTCCTCAGAGCATTCAACAACCCATCGCACTGGTGTTAGATGAGTACGACGCTGGTCGTCCTGACGTGATGTTTGTGATTCAACAACTATTAGAGCAGGACGGGAAATACACCTCTTTAGAACAAAATCGAGTGATCACGCCTCACCCTTCTTTTCGCTTGTTTGCTACCTGCAACACGCTTGGCTTAGGTAACTTCTCCGGTTTGTATTCGGGCACTCAAGTGCTTAACCACAGTCAATTAGATAGATGGAACATCATCGCTACGCTCAACTATTTAGACCCACAACATGAAACCAAGATCGTGTTATCCAAGCTTCCAAATCTGAATGATGAAAGTGGCCGCCAACTGGTTGAGAAAATGATCGCCACCGCAGGATTAACGCGTAACGGGTTTCGGGCTGGCGACCTTTCAACGGTGATGTCTCCGCGAACGGTGCTCACTTGGGCTGAAAATATCCAAATATTCGACGATGTTGCGACGGCATTTAGGCTTTCATTCTTAAATCGCTGCGAAGACGAAGAAAAAGAACTGGTTAGCGAATACTATTTCCGTTGCTTTGGTGAAGATTTAGAAACGCCTACTCAAAACTATTCCCACTCGGAGTCGTAA
- the pta gene encoding phosphate acetyltransferase → MKAIERIIDKAHLDRKRVVLSEAEDPRVLKAARLAIDKQLAYITLVGDEKAIIEAAQLNHINLAGIHIVSPQTSALKAVLAERLYELRKAKGMTYEDALEKVKDPLIFANLMVREGLVDGTVNGAVYTTSDVVRAALQIIGPAPDSELVSSFFLMMLCEPFHNLKGGMIFSDCGLVINPNETELASIAVAASNSAQTLLMEEPKVAMLSFSTNGSAKHESVDKVRNAAQLVKQRCPGIAVDQDVQLDAAIVTEIAAKKLPDSEVKGQSNVLIFPNLEAGNIGYKLAERLGGAVAIGPLLQGLNQPANDLSRGCSAEDIFNVIAVTAVQAQQEKVSSSKADTEADVEEKEESAFEFRY, encoded by the coding sequence ATGAAGGCGATTGAACGGATTATTGATAAGGCTCACTTAGATCGTAAGCGAGTGGTTTTGAGTGAAGCAGAAGACCCTCGTGTACTCAAAGCGGCGCGATTGGCGATAGATAAACAGCTTGCTTACATCACGCTAGTCGGCGATGAAAAGGCGATTATCGAAGCGGCACAGTTGAACCACATTAATCTCGCCGGCATTCATATTGTGTCACCACAAACATCAGCACTCAAAGCTGTGTTGGCTGAACGGCTCTATGAGCTAAGAAAAGCCAAAGGCATGACTTATGAAGATGCATTGGAGAAGGTCAAAGACCCACTGATTTTTGCCAATTTGATGGTGAGGGAAGGACTGGTCGACGGTACGGTTAATGGTGCGGTTTATACCACGTCTGATGTAGTACGAGCGGCGCTGCAGATTATTGGGCCTGCGCCAGACAGTGAATTGGTATCCAGCTTCTTTCTGATGATGTTGTGTGAGCCTTTCCATAATCTTAAAGGCGGCATGATTTTCAGTGATTGTGGTTTGGTGATTAACCCCAATGAAACGGAGTTGGCCTCTATTGCAGTGGCGGCATCAAACAGTGCTCAAACGCTGCTGATGGAAGAACCTAAAGTGGCAATGTTGTCGTTTTCGACCAATGGCAGTGCGAAACACGAATCGGTCGATAAGGTTCGCAATGCTGCTCAGTTAGTGAAGCAACGCTGTCCCGGAATAGCTGTCGATCAGGATGTTCAACTCGATGCCGCGATTGTGACTGAAATTGCCGCAAAAAAGCTGCCCGATTCAGAAGTAAAAGGCCAATCTAACGTATTGATATTCCCTAATTTAGAAGCGGGGAACATAGGCTATAAGCTCGCAGAAAGGTTAGGTGGCGCGGTCGCGATTGGCCCGTTACTACAAGGATTGAATCAGCCTGCCAATGACTTATCCAGAGGGTGTAGCGCGGAAGATATCTTTAACGTAATTGCGGTGACTGCCGTACAAGCGCAGCAAGAGAAAGTGTCTAGCTCTAAGGCTGATACTGAAGCTGATGTTGAAGAAAAAGAAGAGTCGGCATTTGAGTTCCGGTATTAA